In a single window of the Tellurirhabdus bombi genome:
- a CDS encoding MFS transporter: protein MQVNQSRLFNASCFALITTAFSFSIRAGILPQLATEFGLTATQLGFINSMFFFGFPISMVIGGLVYHTVGPKIIMQVAFVAHTLGILLTIYAGGYTGLLVSTFFIGFGNGCTEAAANPMIADMYQGEKMNKMLARFHMWFPGGIFIGSLISKFMTDAGFSWQAQIWVIMIPTLIYVFLFFGQAFPKPQVEGATSLSKNFKAMLTPLYIFIFCCMALTAITEFGPSQWVGLIMSKSGASPMLILALTSGLMAIGRFFAGPLVHKIDQTGVLLASAVFATIGIYLLSTQTGNGAYVAAFVFAIGVCYFWPTMIGFVAERIPLSGALGMSIVGGVGMLSSSIFQPIIGGWIDDQRSEKAAQGLTGDALELAAGQATLINIMTFPLILIVAFTILWFIMRNRKPGHVDERALAEQPQL, encoded by the coding sequence ATGCAAGTAAACCAAAGCCGGCTCTTCAACGCCAGTTGCTTTGCGCTCATTACCACGGCTTTCTCCTTTAGTATTCGGGCTGGGATTCTACCACAGTTAGCGACGGAGTTTGGACTAACAGCCACTCAATTGGGCTTTATCAATTCCATGTTTTTCTTTGGCTTTCCCATCTCAATGGTTATTGGAGGATTGGTTTATCACACCGTCGGTCCGAAAATAATTATGCAGGTTGCCTTCGTGGCCCACACGTTAGGAATTCTTTTGACCATTTACGCAGGAGGTTACACAGGGTTGCTGGTTTCCACCTTTTTTATCGGTTTTGGTAATGGTTGTACCGAAGCAGCGGCCAACCCAATGATTGCCGATATGTACCAGGGCGAAAAAATGAATAAGATGCTCGCCCGCTTTCACATGTGGTTCCCGGGTGGAATTTTCATTGGTAGCTTGATTTCAAAATTCATGACGGATGCGGGATTCTCCTGGCAGGCCCAAATCTGGGTCATCATGATTCCGACCCTGATTTATGTCTTCCTGTTCTTCGGACAGGCATTCCCTAAACCACAGGTAGAAGGTGCTACGTCGCTGTCCAAAAACTTCAAGGCCATGCTGACGCCGCTGTACATCTTTATTTTCTGCTGCATGGCTCTTACAGCCATCACTGAATTTGGTCCGTCGCAGTGGGTAGGTTTGATTATGTCTAAAAGTGGTGCCAGCCCGATGTTGATTCTGGCGTTGACTTCCGGCTTGATGGCCATTGGTCGTTTCTTCGCGGGACCTCTTGTTCACAAAATCGATCAGACCGGTGTGCTTTTGGCTTCGGCGGTTTTTGCAACCATCGGTATCTATCTTCTTAGCACGCAAACCGGAAACGGCGCTTACGTTGCCGCCTTCGTTTTTGCGATTGGTGTATGTTATTTCTGGCCAACCATGATTGGTTTTGTAGCCGAGCGTATTCCGTTGAGCGGTGCCTTGGGTATGTCGATTGTTGGGGGCGTAGGAATGCTTTCGTCCTCTATTTTCCAGCCAATTATCGGTGGTTGGATTGACGACCAACGGTCTGAAAAAGCCGCTCAGGGACTGACGGGCGACGCGCTGGAACTAGCCGCTGGACAAGCCACACTGATTAACATCATGACCTTCCCGCTCATTCTGATCGTTGCTTTCACCATTCTGTGGTTTATCATGCGGAACCGGAAACCCGGCCACGTTGACGAGCGCGCTCTGGCTGAGCAACCTCAGTTGTAA
- a CDS encoding Uma2 family endonuclease yields the protein MTKYDRGEKFRLYRNLPTLREYVMIDSQRIRAEVFRKSDSSFWVLASEANSIEGSITLESIGLTLSMRALYADTEDLLD from the coding sequence TTGACAAAATACGACCGAGGCGAGAAATTTCGTCTTTACCGCAACCTTCCTACCTTGCGAGAATACGTCATGATTGACTCTCAACGCATTCGGGCGGAAGTTTTTCGCAAAAGTGATTCCAGTTTCTGGGTGCTGGCTTCCGAAGCAAACTCTATCGAAGGCAGTATCACGCTGGAAAGTATTGGACTGACCCTTTCCATGCGTGCACTTTACGCAGATACCGAAGATTTGCTAGACTAA